CCGGAGGCGGACGGCGTCCTCGGATTCGACGACTACGCCGACATCTCCGACCGGCTCCAGACCATCCTCAACGGTGGCATCCACGCCTCGCACACCCCGCGCGACCGCCGGAAGCTGCTGCCGATCAGCCCCGCCGAGCGGCAGGACGCCGCCGTGGCGCTGCCCGGCCACGCCCAGGAGACGCCCGCCCCCGCGCCCGAGGACCTTCCCGAGGGGGTCGCACCGGTCTCCGGGCCGCGGGCGCCGCTGCGCCGCAGGCTCGGCACCAGCCCCGTCGCCTCGGTCAAGCTCGCCTCCGGCTGCGACCGCCGCTGCTCCTTCTGCGCCATCCCCTCCTTCCGCGGCTCGTTCATCTCGCGGCGCCCCTCGGACGTGCTCCAGGAGACCCGCTGGCTGGCCGAACAGGGCGTCAAGGAGGTCATGCTCGTCTCCGAGAACAACACCTCGTACGGCAAGGACCTCGGCGACATCCGCCTCCTGGAGACCCTGCTGCCCGAGCTGGCCGACGTGGACGGCATCGAGCGGATCCGGGTCAGCTACCTCCAGCCCGCCGAGATGCGCCCGGGCCTCATCGACGTCCTCACCTCGACGCCTAAGGTCGCGCCGTACTTCGACCTCTCCTTCCAGCACTCCGCCCCCGGCGTGCTGCGCGCGATGCGCCGCTTCGGCGACACCGACCGCTTCCTGGAGCTCCTGGACACCATCCGGAGCAAGGCCCCCGAGGCCGGTGCCCGCTCCAACTTCATCGTCGGCTTCCCCGGCGAGACCGAGGCGGACCTCGCCGAGCTGGAACGCTTCCTCACCGGCGCCCGCCTCGACGCGATCGGCGTCTTCGGATACTCGGACGAGGAGGGCACCGAGGCAGTCGGCTACGAGAACAAGCTCGACGCCGACACCATCGCGGAGCGCCTCGCCCACATCTCGCAGCTGGCCGAGGAGCTGACCTCGCAGCGGGCCGAGGAGCGCGTCGGCGAGACCCTCCAGGTGCTGGTGGAGTCCGTGGAGACGGAGGAGGACGGCGAGGTCGCGATCGGGCGCGCGGCGCACCAGGCTCCCGAAACCGATGGCCACGTGGTCTTCACCACACGCGAGGGACTCGTGCCGGGCCGTATGGTCGAGGCAAAGGCAGTGGGCACCGAGGGCGTCGACCTGGTGGCCGAACACCACGAGCTTGCGGAGGCAGCCAGATGACCGGAGTCCCGGCATCCGCGGCAGGCGGCTCCGGCGCGAAGCCGGTCCGCGGCGGCAAGCTGGGCACTGCGGCCGTCAACCAGGCCAGCCTGTGGAACATCGCCAACATCCTGACCATGGTGCGGCTGCTGCTCGTGCCCGGGTTCGTCCTGCTGCTGTTCCACGACGGCGGATATGACCCGGTCTGGCGCGCGTTCGCCTGGGCGGCCTTCGCCGTCGCGATGATCACCGACCTGTTCGACGGTCATCTGGCGCGGGCGTACAACCTGGTCACCGACTTCGGGAAGATCGCCGACCCGATCGCCGACAAGGCGATCATGGGCGCGGCGCTGGTCTCGCTGTCCATCCTGGGCGATCTGCCGTGGTGGATCACCGGAGTCATCCTCGCCCGTGAGCTGGGCATCACGCTGATGCGGTTCTGGGTCATCCGGCACGCGGTGATCCCGGCCAGCCGAGGCGGCAAGCTGAAGACGCTCGCGCAGGGGACGGCGGCCGGGATGTACGTCCTGGTGCTCACCGGCCCCCTCGCGACCTTGCGTTTCTGGGTGATGATGGTCGCCGTCGTGCTGACGGTCGTCACCGGACTCGATTACGTACGCCAGGCCGTCGTGCTGCGCCGCCGGGGCCTCGCCGCCGAGCGAGCCGCCGCTGCCGAGCGGGCCGCCGCTGCCGAGCGGGCCGCTGCCGCCACGGAGGCGCTCCAGGCCACCGTCGGCACCCCGGCCGACGCCGGCGCGGCAGCCGGACCCGTGGCAGGCGCGACGGACGTACGCGCCGCCGCCGAGGCGCGCGGCGCCGCGGAGGCCGAGCGGTGACAGCCGCTGCCCGGGTGCTCCGGCTTCTCGGAGCACGGGGCGAGACGCTCGCCGTCGCCGAATCCCTGACGGGCGGCCTGGTCGCCGCCGAACTGACCTCCGTACCCGGCGCCTCCCGATCCTTCCTCGGATCGGTGACGGCGTACGCCACCCCTCTGAAGCGGGACGTCCTGGGTGTCGACGGGGGCCTGCTGGCGGAGCGCGGAGCCGTGGACCCCGAGGTCGCGCGGCAGATGGCGGCCGGCGTGCGCCGGGTGCTGGGCGCCGACTGGGGCGTCTCCACCACGGGGGTCGCGGGACCGGAACCACAGGACGGACAGCAGGTCGGCACGGTCTACGTGGCCGTGGCCGGACCCTCCGGCGTCGAGAAAGTGACGGCTCTGCGGTTGAATGGTGGGAGGGCGGATATCCGTAGTGAGAGTGTGCGAGACGCCCTCGAACTGCTCGCAGGCGAACTCGGTGAGAATGCGCGGGCACAGGATACGGAACAGAACGGGGGGAACGGATGTTTGCAGCCCTGAGTGAACACGACATCGCTCCCCGCACGGCCGCGGCACAAGGCGGTACGGTAGGGCGTGAAGGATGCGGCTACGCGGTCCGAGGAGGGAGCCACCGATGATTCTGCTCCGTCGCCTGCTGGGTGACGTGCTGCGTCGGCAGCGCCAGCGCCAAGGCCGTACTCTGCGCGAAGTCTCCTCGTCCGCCCGGGTCTCGCTCGGTTATCTCTCCGAGGTGGAGCGGGGGCAGAAGGAGGCATCCTCCGAGCTGCTCTCCGCGATTTGCGACGCGCTTGACGTACGGATGTCCGAGCTCATGCGTGAAGTGAGCGACGAGCTCTCGCTCGCTGAGCTGGCCGAGTCGGCAGCTGCCAGTGATCCGGTCCCAGTACCGGTTCGTCCCATGCTCAACTCCGTCTCCGTCTCGTCGGTCGCAGGTGTGCCGTCGGGCCGGGTGACCATCAAGGCGCCCGCGGAAGCGGTGGACGTCGTCGCCGCCTGATCCACGCGGCACAGTTGCTCGACCGGAGTCCCGGTCGGCCCCCGTGGGGGCCGACCGGGACTTCTGCGTGTGACGGGCCAGGGCCTCCCGTCTGTCCCGTCCGCGGGGGCAGGTGTGAACCGTCGGTCGGTGGGCAGACGGAGGACAAGGCCCACATGACCGTTTTGCTCAATATGTGCCATCGTGGGTGATGGACTGAGACGGTCAGTGAAGAGGCTGACGGATGGGAGCAGTGGATATGTCTGTGGTCAAGAGCACGTTGTCCGAGAGCGACCTCAAGGTCGTGGGAACGGCGCTGCAGGGCGCTCTGGTCGACCTCGTCGACCTTTCCCTGGTGGCCAAGCAGGTCCATTGGAACGTGGTCGGCCCGCGCTTCCGCTCCGTGCACCTCCAGCTCGACGACGTCGTCGTCACGGCCCGGCAGCACTCCGACACGGTCGCCGAGCGCGCCTCGGCCGTCGGAGTCAATCCGGACGGGCGGTCCGGCACGGTGGCCAAGGAGACCGCCATCGCGTCCGTGCCCGAGGGCTGGATCAAGGACTCCGACGCCGTGCGGATCCTGGTGGACGCGCTGGGCGTGGTCATCGGCCGGATGCGGGAGCGCATCGAGGCGACCGACGAGCCGGATCCGATCACGCAGGACCTGCTGATCGGGCTGACGGCGGAGCTTGAGAAGCACGCGTGGATGTTCCAGGCCGAGAGCGCCTGAACCGGCACCCGGCCGGCGACCGAGAGACATCCCGAGCAGGAGGAGCGAGATCATGAGTGACGGAGCCATGGACAAGCTGAAGGGCAAGGGCAAGGAGGCCGTCGGCAAGCTGACCGGCGACCGCCGCAAGGAGGCCGAGGGCAAGGCCGATCAGGCCAAGGGCGGTGCCAAGGACGCGGCGGGCGGAATCGGCGACCGCGCCAAGGGTGTGAAGGACTCCCTCCGCCGGGACGACGACAAGTAGCCCCGGGGCTTCCTCCGGGTTCGCGTGCCCCCGCCGTTCTCGGCGGGGGCACTTCTGTGCGGGTGACCCCCTCGGCCGGGCGTTCTGGATGCACCACGGCCGCCGCCAGGGGAAACTGCCGGAAAGGACGTCGGCGAGGGAGGCAGCGATGATACGGCGATGGGTGCCGGCGCTGGTCCTCGGCGGACTGTGGTGGTGGGCGGTGCTCCGGCTGGTGCTGCGTCCGGAACAGGCGGGGCTGGTGGAGGGGGCGGTGGCGGCGGGGGGCTGGGGGTTGAGCCTGTTGCCGGTCCATGTCGTGCCGGTCGTGCCGGTCGCGTCGGTCGTGCCGGTGAGCCCGTCGGGGCGGTCAGGGGGGCCGGGAGGGGCGGGGCGGTCAGGGCCTTCGGCGTTGGGTTCGTCGACGCGGTGGTGGTCTACCAGGGCATGGCGACGCCGCCGTTCGGCCGGAGGATCTGACCGGTCATGAAGGCCGAGGCGTCCGAGGCCAGGTGCAGCACGGTATGGGCGACGTCCTCCGGTTCGCCGACCCGGCCCAGCGGGGAGATCCGGGCCATCGTCGCCTCCGCCCGGTGCCGGCCCGGGGCGTCGTGCCGGTCGGTCATGGGCGTACGGATCCAGCCGGGCGCCACGGCGTTCACCCGTATGGCGTGGGGGCCCAGCTCCGTGGCGAGTGTCTTGGTGAGCTGCACCACGGCTGCCTTCGCGACGCTGTAGCAGAGCAGGTTCGCGCTCGCGGAATCCACGGCGCCGGATGCCATCGTGATCAGCGAGCCGGGGGCGGAGCGGGCCGTCATGGAACGGGCCACTTCCTGGCAGGCGTACAGAACCCCCTTGAAATTGACGGCCAGCACCCGGTCCAGGTCCTCGTCCGCCGTCTCCAGCACGCTGCTGGTGTGCATGATCCCGGCCGAGGCGACCAGGACGTCGAGATGCCCGGCCGCGCCGACGCTCGCGCGGACCTGATCGCGATCGGTGACGTCGAGGGGATGGGTCCGGGCGCTGCCGCCCGCGTCGGCGATCAGGTCGTACGTCCGGCGCAGTCCCGTCTCGTCGCGGTCCGCGCAGTGCACCGTCGCCCCGGCCTCCGCGAGCAGCAGGGCGCTCGCCCGCCCGATGCCGCTCGCCGCGCCGGTGACGAACGCGGCGCGGCCGGTGAGGTCGTACGCGGAGAGGGGCATGACGGGACCGTACGACCGGATCTGACGGGGCGTCAACTAGGGGGTGGGTCCTGATTGGCAACCGGGGCACCAGTAGGTGGGCCGGTCGTCCTGGTCGGCGAGACGGATCGGGGATCCGCAGCGCAGACAGGGGCGACGGGCCCGCCCGTAGACGTACAGCCGCTCCTGTACGCGAACGGGTGTCCGGGCCGGGCGGGCCGCTGCCGCGGCCCGCGGGCGCTCGGCCCCGACTCCGGCCCCGGGCCCCGCCTCCGGTCCGGGCGACGGCGGGGTGCGGAGTTCGGAGGTGATCGTCGTGGTGCGGGTGGGGCGGTCGCGGTTGGCGTGCAACAGGCGCTCGGCCAGGGTCACGAGCCGGGGGAGCACGCCGTCGGGGAG
The nucleotide sequence above comes from Streptomyces sp. NBC_01116. Encoded proteins:
- the rimO gene encoding 30S ribosomal protein S12 methylthiotransferase RimO, coding for MPERRTVALVTLGCARNEVDSEELAGRLAADGWDLVEDASDADVAVVNTCGFVEAAKKDSVDALLEANDLKDHGRTQAVVAVGCMAERYGKDLAEALPEADGVLGFDDYADISDRLQTILNGGIHASHTPRDRRKLLPISPAERQDAAVALPGHAQETPAPAPEDLPEGVAPVSGPRAPLRRRLGTSPVASVKLASGCDRRCSFCAIPSFRGSFISRRPSDVLQETRWLAEQGVKEVMLVSENNTSYGKDLGDIRLLETLLPELADVDGIERIRVSYLQPAEMRPGLIDVLTSTPKVAPYFDLSFQHSAPGVLRAMRRFGDTDRFLELLDTIRSKAPEAGARSNFIVGFPGETEADLAELERFLTGARLDAIGVFGYSDEEGTEAVGYENKLDADTIAERLAHISQLAEELTSQRAEERVGETLQVLVESVETEEDGEVAIGRAAHQAPETDGHVVFTTREGLVPGRMVEAKAVGTEGVDLVAEHHELAEAAR
- the pgsA gene encoding CDP-diacylglycerol--glycerol-3-phosphate 3-phosphatidyltransferase; its protein translation is MTGVPASAAGGSGAKPVRGGKLGTAAVNQASLWNIANILTMVRLLLVPGFVLLLFHDGGYDPVWRAFAWAAFAVAMITDLFDGHLARAYNLVTDFGKIADPIADKAIMGAALVSLSILGDLPWWITGVILARELGITLMRFWVIRHAVIPASRGGKLKTLAQGTAAGMYVLVLTGPLATLRFWVMMVAVVLTVVTGLDYVRQAVVLRRRGLAAERAAAAERAAAAERAAAATEALQATVGTPADAGAAAGPVAGATDVRAAAEARGAAEAER
- a CDS encoding CinA family protein — protein: MTAAARVLRLLGARGETLAVAESLTGGLVAAELTSVPGASRSFLGSVTAYATPLKRDVLGVDGGLLAERGAVDPEVARQMAAGVRRVLGADWGVSTTGVAGPEPQDGQQVGTVYVAVAGPSGVEKVTALRLNGGRADIRSESVRDALELLAGELGENARAQDTEQNGGNGCLQP
- a CDS encoding helix-turn-helix domain-containing protein, which translates into the protein MILLRRLLGDVLRRQRQRQGRTLREVSSSARVSLGYLSEVERGQKEASSELLSAICDALDVRMSELMREVSDELSLAELAESAAASDPVPVPVRPMLNSVSVSSVAGVPSGRVTIKAPAEAVDVVAA
- a CDS encoding Dps family protein, which codes for MSVVKSTLSESDLKVVGTALQGALVDLVDLSLVAKQVHWNVVGPRFRSVHLQLDDVVVTARQHSDTVAERASAVGVNPDGRSGTVAKETAIASVPEGWIKDSDAVRILVDALGVVIGRMRERIEATDEPDPITQDLLIGLTAELEKHAWMFQAESA
- a CDS encoding CsbD family protein; this translates as MSDGAMDKLKGKGKEAVGKLTGDRRKEAEGKADQAKGGAKDAAGGIGDRAKGVKDSLRRDDDK
- a CDS encoding SDR family NAD(P)-dependent oxidoreductase, with protein sequence MPLSAYDLTGRAAFVTGAASGIGRASALLLAEAGATVHCADRDETGLRRTYDLIADAGGSARTHPLDVTDRDQVRASVGAAGHLDVLVASAGIMHTSSVLETADEDLDRVLAVNFKGVLYACQEVARSMTARSAPGSLITMASGAVDSASANLLCYSVAKAAVVQLTKTLATELGPHAIRVNAVAPGWIRTPMTDRHDAPGRHRAEATMARISPLGRVGEPEDVAHTVLHLASDASAFMTGQILRPNGGVAMPW